Proteins from a genomic interval of Croceicoccus naphthovorans:
- the purL gene encoding phosphoribosylformylglycinamidine synthase subunit PurL — MSEITPDVVEAHGLSPEEYERVLHALGREPNLVELGIFSVMWSEHCSYKSSRFHLKKLPTEAPWVICGPGENAGVIDIGDGQAAIFKMESHNHPSYIEPYQGAATGVGGILRDVFTMGARPVANMNALRFGRPDHPKMKHLVKGVVEGIGGYGNCVGVPTVGGETNFHKAYDGNILVNAMTVGVADADKIFYSAATGVGNPIVYVGSKTGRDGIHGATMASADFGDDIEEKRPTVQVGDPFVEKLLIEACLELMATDAIVAIQDMGAAGLTSSSVEMATNGKAGIRLDMDKVPCREEGMTPYEMMLSESQERMLMVLKPGCETQAEEIFRKWELDFAVIGEVTDTQHMVLEFGGEVVCDIPLGPLAADAPEYERPYIGREEYAAWAKVGPMGEVPETHDVAADLLKLVATPDLASRKWIWEQYDSQVGADTMQKSGGDAAVVRVHGTKKALAISTDCTPRYCYADPYEGGKQAIAEAYRNISAVGATPLAVTNCLNFGNPQRPEIMAQFVGCLQGMGEACRTLDFPIVSGNVSLYNESKATGGGSAILPTPAIGGVGLMQDHETMATIRFKAEGEQIVVIGGESGHLGQSLYLRDLHGREEGPPPPVGLDLAKRAGETVRKLIADGAVTAVHDCSDGGLAVALAEMAMASGIGCAVALPEGRDSAAGFWFGEDQSRYVVTAKAAEPILEAAEAAGLAAIALGDVEGDEVVFRSVGGESRVSVTDLKAASLSFFKEWMES, encoded by the coding sequence ATGAGCGAGATCACTCCTGACGTCGTCGAGGCCCACGGCCTTTCCCCCGAAGAATACGAGCGTGTCCTGCACGCGTTGGGCCGCGAGCCGAACCTCGTCGAGCTTGGCATATTTTCGGTGATGTGGTCGGAGCATTGCTCTTACAAATCCTCGCGCTTCCACCTGAAAAAGCTGCCAACCGAGGCGCCGTGGGTGATCTGCGGTCCCGGCGAGAACGCGGGCGTCATCGACATCGGTGACGGTCAGGCCGCGATCTTCAAGATGGAGAGCCACAACCACCCGTCCTACATCGAACCCTATCAGGGTGCGGCGACGGGCGTCGGCGGCATCCTGCGCGACGTGTTCACGATGGGCGCGCGCCCGGTGGCGAATATGAATGCGCTGCGCTTCGGTCGGCCCGATCATCCGAAGATGAAGCATCTGGTCAAGGGCGTGGTCGAGGGTATCGGCGGATACGGCAACTGCGTCGGCGTGCCGACCGTTGGCGGCGAGACCAATTTCCACAAGGCCTATGACGGCAACATCCTGGTCAACGCGATGACCGTGGGCGTGGCCGATGCGGACAAGATTTTCTATTCCGCCGCGACGGGCGTGGGCAATCCCATCGTCTATGTCGGATCGAAAACGGGCCGCGACGGCATCCACGGCGCGACGATGGCGAGCGCCGATTTCGGCGACGATATCGAGGAAAAGCGCCCGACCGTGCAGGTTGGCGATCCTTTCGTCGAAAAGCTGCTGATCGAGGCCTGCCTTGAACTGATGGCCACCGACGCCATCGTCGCCATTCAGGACATGGGTGCGGCGGGCCTGACATCGTCCTCAGTCGAAATGGCGACCAACGGCAAGGCGGGCATCCGGCTCGACATGGACAAGGTGCCTTGCCGCGAAGAGGGCATGACGCCCTATGAAATGATGCTCAGCGAGAGTCAGGAGCGTATGCTCATGGTGCTCAAACCCGGCTGCGAGACACAAGCCGAAGAAATCTTCCGCAAATGGGAGCTGGACTTCGCGGTCATCGGCGAAGTCACCGATACGCAGCACATGGTACTGGAATTCGGCGGCGAGGTCGTTTGCGATATTCCGCTCGGGCCCCTTGCCGCAGACGCGCCGGAATACGAACGGCCCTATATCGGGCGCGAGGAATATGCCGCGTGGGCCAAGGTCGGCCCAATGGGTGAGGTACCCGAAACGCATGACGTGGCGGCGGACCTGCTGAAGCTGGTTGCGACGCCCGACCTGGCAAGCCGCAAGTGGATCTGGGAGCAATACGATTCGCAGGTCGGTGCGGACACCATGCAGAAATCGGGCGGCGACGCGGCGGTTGTGCGCGTGCACGGCACGAAAAAGGCGCTGGCGATCAGCACCGATTGCACCCCGCGCTATTGCTATGCCGACCCCTACGAAGGCGGCAAGCAGGCCATTGCAGAGGCCTATCGCAACATCTCCGCCGTTGGCGCGACGCCGCTGGCGGTGACCAACTGCCTGAACTTCGGCAACCCGCAGCGACCCGAAATCATGGCGCAGTTCGTCGGATGTCTTCAGGGCATGGGCGAGGCTTGCCGCACGCTCGACTTCCCGATCGTGTCGGGCAACGTCAGCCTTTATAACGAAAGCAAGGCGACCGGCGGCGGCTCCGCCATCCTGCCGACCCCCGCCATCGGCGGCGTCGGGTTGATGCAGGACCATGAGACGATGGCCACGATTCGCTTCAAGGCTGAGGGCGAGCAGATTGTCGTGATCGGCGGCGAATCCGGACACCTCGGCCAGTCGCTATACTTGCGCGATCTGCACGGCCGCGAAGAAGGCCCGCCCCCGCCGGTCGGCCTCGATCTGGCCAAGCGCGCGGGTGAGACGGTGCGCAAGCTTATCGCAGATGGCGCGGTGACCGCCGTGCACGATTGCTCCGACGGCGGGCTTGCCGTGGCGCTGGCCGAAATGGCGATGGCCAGCGGCATCGGTTGCGCGGTTGCCCTGCCCGAAGGCCGCGACAGCGCCGCCGGGTTCTGGTTCGGTGAGGACCAGTCGCGCTACGTCGTCACCGCTAAAGCAGCCGAACCGATCCTCGAAGCCGCCGAAGCCGCTGGGCTCGCGGCGATCGCGCTGGGCGATGTCGAGGGTGACGAGGTGGTGTTCCGCAGCGTGGGCGGCGAGAGCCGGGTTAGCGTTACGGACCTGAAGGCGGCGAGCTTGTCGTTTTTCAAAGAGTGGATGGAGAGCTGA
- a CDS encoding exodeoxyribonuclease VII small subunit has product MDEAQNQISELTYEQALKALEDVVRRLESGDVALDESITLYERGEALRKHCQARLDAAQARIEKIVAGPDGAPTGTRPFDEGGV; this is encoded by the coding sequence ATGGATGAGGCCCAAAATCAGATTTCCGAGCTGACCTACGAACAGGCACTGAAAGCGCTGGAAGACGTGGTTCGCAGGCTTGAGAGCGGCGATGTCGCGCTCGACGAATCGATCACGCTTTACGAACGCGGCGAAGCGCTGCGCAAACATTGCCAGGCAAGGCTGGATGCGGCGCAGGCTCGGATTGAGAAGATCGTCGCCGGGCCGGACGGTGCGCCGACCGGAACGCGACCGTTCGACGAAGGTGGGGTCTGA